The Mesorhizobium koreense genome includes a window with the following:
- a CDS encoding catechol 2,3-dioxygenase — protein sequence MAEPCFDVAHLGHVEMYTDRFGESLDFFTRVYGLTESGRDGNSVYLRAFDDYEFHTLKLTRHHTTGVGHIGYRTSSPEALERRVKVIEAMGCGIGWSEGDLGHGRAYQFRDPDGHVFELYFDTRIYEAPPEEKPALKNIAQKYHGRGVCPRRIDHVNLLALDVHAIKEFMVKALGSRVTEEILLDNGRLGGCWFTVNNKGYDIAYSEDHTGTAGRFHHVTYVVDQREDVLRAADIFLENGVFIETGPHKHAIQQTFFLYVYEPAGNRVEIANAGARLVLRPDWPTVTWTEAERKKGQAWGLKTIETFHTHGTPPVKK from the coding sequence ATGGCGGAGCCTTGTTTTGACGTCGCGCATCTCGGCCATGTCGAGATGTATACGGACAGGTTCGGGGAAAGCCTCGACTTCTTCACGCGCGTCTATGGCCTGACAGAGAGCGGCCGCGACGGGAACAGCGTCTATCTGCGTGCTTTCGACGATTACGAATTCCATACGCTGAAGCTTACCCGGCATCATACGACCGGCGTTGGCCATATCGGCTACCGTACTTCCTCGCCCGAGGCGCTGGAACGCCGCGTGAAGGTGATCGAGGCGATGGGCTGCGGCATCGGCTGGAGCGAAGGCGATCTCGGCCATGGCCGTGCCTATCAGTTCCGGGATCCGGACGGCCACGTCTTCGAACTCTATTTCGACACGAGAATCTACGAGGCGCCGCCCGAGGAGAAGCCGGCGCTCAAGAACATCGCACAGAAATATCACGGCCGCGGCGTCTGCCCGCGCCGCATCGACCACGTCAACCTGCTTGCCCTCGACGTGCACGCGATCAAGGAATTCATGGTCAAGGCGTTGGGGAGCCGCGTCACCGAGGAAATCCTGCTCGACAATGGCAGGCTCGGCGGTTGCTGGTTCACGGTCAACAACAAGGGCTACGACATCGCCTATTCGGAAGACCATACCGGCACGGCCGGCCGCTTCCACCACGTCACCTATGTCGTCGACCAGCGCGAGGACGTCCTGCGTGCCGCCGACATTTTTCTCGAGAACGGCGTCTTCATCGAGACCGGGCCGCACAAGCATGCGATCCAGCAGACCTTTTTCCTCTATGTCTACGAGCCGGCGGGCAACCGCGTCGAAATCGCCAATGCCGGCGCCAGGCTGGTGCTGCGGCCCGACTGGCCGACCGTCACCTGGACCGAGGCGGAGCGGAAGAA